A segment of the Cohnella algarum genome:
GGACGTTCTCCACGGACACGGGCCGGAACGTGCCGAGGCCCACATGAAGCGTGATCGGACACAAATTGACGCCCATCTCCCGCAATTCGTCCAGAAACGACTCGGTAAAATGCAGCCCCGCCGTCGGCGCGGCGGCCGAGCCTTCATGCCGGGCGTAGACGGTCTGATACCGATCGCGGTCTTCCAATCTTTCCTTAATATACGGAGGAAGGGGCATTTGCCCGAGTCGCTCCAGCAGTTCGTTGAAAATGCCTTCGTACTGAAACCGGAGCCTGCGGGCGCCCATGTCTCCTTCGGCTTCGACAAAAGCGGCGAGCAGCGGCTTGCCGCCCGGCGCTTCGGCTCCGAACCGCAGTTCGGTTCCTTGGCGAATCTTTTTCCCGGGTTTGACCAGCGTCTCCCACACGTCGCCTTCGAGCCGCTTGAGCAGCAGCACTTCCGCCTTGGCGCCCGTATCCGCCTTGAAGCCGAGAAGCCGGGCCGGGAGCACCTTCGTATCGTTCAGGACGAGCGTGTCTCCCGGACGCAAATACTGTTTTAAATCCGGAAAAGACTTATGCTCGACCGTCCCGTCCTCCCGATGCAGCACAAGCAGCCGGGACGAAGTCCGCTCCTTGAGGGGAGTCTGGGCAATCAGCCGCTCGGGCAAGTCAAAATCAAAATCGCCGACATTCATTCGCCGCCATCCTTCTCGATCGTCGCATTATTATAGTAGTATTTCAGAATCGCCTGGTAGTCATACCCTTGATCGGCCAGCCCTTTGGCTCCCCATTGGGACATGCCGAGGCCGTGGCCGAAGCCTTTGCCCGCAATGACGAATTGCGGATCGGCCGTCGCCGCCCGAAGCTCCCCGCTTCCGCTTAAAACAAACAGGTTGTCCTTGCTTCCTCCGCCGATCGTCGCTGCCGCTCCGTCCGCGCCCAACACCTGAAGCGAACCGGAGACTTCCGGGTACTGCCGCACTTCGCCGTCCGCGCCGGCAATCGCAAACCTTCCGGTTTCTTCGATGTCGATCAGCGTGCTCTTCGTGCCAAGCGCCCCGCGCCAATTGTCCGGCGCCCCGACGTCGACCGTCTTTCCGTTTGCTTTGATTTCGGTTACACGGCCGGAAGGGCCCTTCCCCGTTATCTCCAACGTTTGCAGAGTGCCTTGAATTCGCGTCGCTTCGGTCGCGCGCTTGTTGATCGAGGTTTTAAGCTCTTCGGCGGTAAACGGCCCCTCGATCCAGCTGTAATTCGTATACTCGGGCACTTTATCCAACGGCACGACGAGCATTCCCGCGCTTAACCGCTTGATCGGCTCGTTCGTTTCCGCAGGTCCCGGCCGGAACGCGACGTCGCTTCCCGTAACTTTGAGCAGCGGGAGCTCCGCGGCGTTTTTTTGGCCGCTGTCCGCCAGCAGGTCGCTGCGGATATACCCGACTTCGCCGGTCGAAAGCGCCGCTTTGTACCAGTCGAGCTTTCCCTCTTGCGGCCCCGAGTCCGGACTTTGGACCGCGGTGGAAAGAAACGAGTTGTCCCCGCGCCAAATTTCCGTTTTGTTGTCGGCCGTGATGCCGCCTGCATTCGAGGAGAATACCGCGTTGACGATTTTGCCTCCGGAGACGATGACTTCGCCGGAAGTCGCCTCCACCGCCGCGATCGCTTCTTCCGTTTCGGCGGAAATGCCGTTGTACGCCTGGCTGACCGTCGTATCCACGACGTGGGCGATTTGAAAATTCATGCCCAGCGAAAGCGCGTAGGATCGCGCCGCGACGGCCTGCGCCTTTTGCGCTTCGGCGGGCCAGCCGGCATAGATTTCGGAGGCGACGACGGAATACAGGTATTGATCGAGATCGACCTCGTTGACGACGGCCAGGCTTCCGTTAAGGATGCGGACTTCCATGCTGCCGCGATACGTCCGTTTGTTCCGCTCGGCCAATTGAATCCCGTTCTCGCCGGACGGATCCGCCCGCAGCATGGCTTCGGCCGAAAGAGCGTAAGTCGGCGCCGTCGCGCCGGCCGCATCGGTCAGATCCTGACGCAGCACGACATAGGGCTCGCTCGCATCCGGGGCGCGCGCCGCAAGTCCCGCGGCCGCGACCGTCTGCTGCAGCTTGGTCAGCTGGCTTTGGTCGGCGGCTTGTCCTGCCCGGACGACGTAAACCGGCTTGCCGCCGCTCAGCTTGCGGGCGACGAACGCCTCCACATTCGCGTTGCCGAATTGCACGGCGGCGTTCTGCGCTTCGAATTCGCTGGCGTAAGGCCCCGCTTCGAGCGCCAAAGGTCCGCCGACGGCGGCGGTCGTCAGCGATTCGACGCCGCCGGCGACTCCCGCGCCCGTCCATTTGGACAATGCGGACGCTGCCTGCGCGGCGGTCGAAAAGCCGCCCTCCGCGACCTGATAGACCGTCTTTCCCTGCTTGCTGAGCTTTGTCACGTAAGCGCCGGCCGTCGATGCCTGCATCTTTTTGAGGACGGAGATCGCGGCGGTTGAATCCGCCGTCTCCAGCACGATCGCCCGGTATCCGTCCGGAGCGACCTTAACCGTCTGGCCCGGCGATACGGCGCTGATCGGCGCATTCCCTTGTCCGCTTGCGAAGACCAGGGCCATTCCATCCGCGGAGGACAGCGAAGCGACCGAAATCAGCGATTTGTATTTGCTTCCGATATCCGCAAAAATCGCGACGCGGATCGTATCCGGCACGTCCGCAGCGCCGTAGGCGATAGCGGCCGGCGCAAGCGATAGGGAGGCCAGCAGCGCGCCGAGCGCGGCCGTCCGCTTAAGCGGGCTCCATAACCGAAATGTCATGTTGGTCTTCCTCCGTCAATTAAGTTGCGTTCGATCGGCGCGCAATTGTTCGTCTGCATGTTCGCCGTTGTCGCAAAAGCCGATGAATCAGCGGCCGGCAAGCGGGTTGAACCGCTCTGAGATCCCGCGGGCCGCACTTCGTATCGCATCGCCGCTCATCCTTGCCCTTCCGGGACCGGAAGGCCCAAATGCCGATAGGCGGACGGCGTCACGACCCGTCCCCGAGGCGTCCGCTGCAAAAATCCGATCTGCATCAAATAGGGCTCGTACACGTCCTCGATCGTCTGGCTCTCTTCCCCGATGGAGGCGGCAATCGTATCCAGGCCGACCGGTCCTCCGCGATAGTTGGCAATCATGCCCTGCAGCAGTTTATGGTCGATCGCGTCGAGTCCCATCGGATCGACCTGGATCCGCTCGAGCGCTTCGCGGGCGATTGGCTCCGTAATGATGCCGTCTCCGCGCACTTGCGCATAATCTCGGACCCGCTTCAGCAAACGGTTCGCGATCCGCGGCGTTCCGCGCGAGCGCCGGGCGATCTCGGACGAAGCTTCGCCGACGATGCCGACGTTCAGCAGGTCGGACGTTCGGGAGACGATGTAGGACAACTCGTCCACCGTATAAAATTCGAGACGGCTGACGACGCCGAACCGGTCGCGCAAAGGCGCCGACAACAGGCCCGCCCGCGTCGTCGCGCCGATCAGCGTGAATTTCGGCAGGTCGAGCCGCACCGAGCGCGCGCTCGGACCTTTGCCGATGATGAAATCGAGCGCGAAATCTTCCATCGCCGGATACAGCACTTCTTCGACCGTCCGGTGCAGCCGGTGAATTTCGTCGATGAACAGCACGTCGTTTTCCTGCAAATTCGTTAAAATCGCGGCGAGATCGCCCGGCCGTTCGATGGCCGGTCCGCTGGTCGTCCGAATGCTGACGCCCAGCTCGTTGGCGATAATATTCGAGAGCGTCGTTTTGCCGAGTCCCGGAGGCCCGTACAACAGCACATGGTCCAGCGCTTCCTTGCGCATTTTGGCCGCTTCGATGTAAATCTTCAAATTTTCCTTCGCTTGCGATTGGCCGATGTACTCCGCCAAATACCGGGGACGCAAGCTGAATTCGACCGCCTGGTCCTCCATCATCAAATGAGCGGTGACAATCCGGTCTTCCACCCGTTAAGTCCCCTCTGCCTCGTTATCCCTGGAACAATTGCTGCAACGCCTGCTTCATGAGCGCTTCAGGCGACTCGTCGCCCTTGATCCTGTCTTTGAGAACGTGCCACGCCCGATCCAGTTCGGCGTCGCGATAGCCGAGGCCCGCAAGCGCCTCGCGGGCGACCGCCCAGGCGGAATCGTTCCCGGCCTCGTCCGTCCTGAACGGCGCGGGAACGCCCGCTGCGGCGGCAAACGCAAGGCCGTCCTGAACGGCGCCGAGCTTGTCCTTCAAATCCAATATCATCCGCTGCGCCGTTTTTTTGCCGATGCCGGGCAGCTTGGTCAAAAAGCTTAAATTTTCCTGCTGAATCGCCGCCGCAAGGGCGCCCGGACTTCCGCCGGACAAAATGCCCAGCGCCACTCGCGGCCCGATGCCGGAAACGTCCAGCAGCTTGCGGAACATGGCCTGCTCCTCGCGCGTCGCAAAGCCGAACAGCTGAATGGCGTCTTCCCGCACGTGGTGGTGGATGAACAGCATCGTGCTCTCTTCGTTGCGCCCGAGCGCATACGGGTTCGGCGTAAACACCCGGTAACCGACGTCCCTGACGTCGAGCACGACATACTCCGGTTCCACATGGACGATTCGCCCCCGCAGAAAATCGATCATCAACGCTTCACTCCGTTCATGCGTTCGTTCAAATTAAGGGAATGCGCGTGGCAGATCGCCACGGCGAGCGCGTCCGCGACGTCGTCCGGCTTCGGTACGGCGGAAAGCTTGAGCAGCCTTTTCACCATTTCCTGGACCTGCTTCTTCTCCGCTCCGCCATAACCGACGACGGATTGCTTCACCTGCATCGGCGTGTATTCTCCGACCGGGATGCCGCGCTGCGCCGCCGCCAGAAGAAATACGCCCCGCGCTTGCCCGACGGAGAACGCGTTGGTCACGTTTTTGCTAAAAAACAACTTTTCGACCGCGATCGTTTGAGGCTCGTATTTGTCCAACAATGCGCAAGAAGCTTCGTATATTTGAACCAATCTTTGCTCCGGCAACGTGTTCGCTTCCGTCTGAATGCTGCCGTACTGAACGGGCACAAGCCGGTGACCGATTTTGTCCACGAACCCGAACCCCATAATCGCAATGCCTGGGTCGATGCCCAATACCCGCATGAGGGTTCCCCGCTCTCTGTCTTTGCCTATGTAACGTATTCTAGTAACACGCAATATTTAATTCGTCTATTCGTAGATTATATCAAATGAAAGCAAGAATGAGAACAAAGAGCCGAACATCCTTTCGATTCGGAAGGCTCATAACAGGATTGAGCAGGGGAACGCAGGATTGCAGTTGGGTTGAGCGGGATGACTCTGAGGCTCGGCGAAGCTTGGCTGGATTTTATCCAACCAAAATCGGCTTTTTCGCGAAACTTTTCGGCTTCGTTGGATTTTGTCCAATCTGGCAAGGCCTTTTCGGTGCTTTCGTCCAAATTCAAGCTCCTCATTGGATAAAATCCACTCTAGACAACGGTTTCCGCGTTTTCCGCTCCCTTGATTGGACAAAATCCAACGTAAGCTCTCTCCGCAGAATCGGTCCCCTTCCGCCGTCCCCTAAGCTTCCACAAAACGCTTTCGCGAGGGGGAAGAACGTAAACGTTCGGATGATGCAAAAAAACCGTACCTGCAGCAGACACGGTGCCTGCATGAGGTACGGCAGTCGTAACCGGATAACGTCCGACAAGCGCCGAACGGTTGGGACGCTGGTGGTCCCCGCGAATAGAGCCGGAATCGCCATCCTTGGTTCGTTTCTTGCCTAGCGGACTCTATGGACCTGCACGTAGTGATCCACCGTGTCCACGATCCGAATGGTCGCCCGGTCCGTTTTGACGACTCCGTTGCTGTAGGTGACGGCAAACGTGAAGGTATATTCTCCTTCTTCAAGATCGACTAACGGGAAGCCGGCGTCCTCGCTTCGCAAGGTGCCGTTCCATAACGAGAGCCGGGGCGGATTCGTTCCGGACAACTCTTTCTTTAATCCCGAGCCGGCATCCGCTGTCACGCGGACCGGCTTAGTCGCGGACGCGCCCGTATCCGTCACGACGGCATCCAGCACGAACGCTTCTCCCGCCCAGAACCAATCGGCGGGCCTCTGGGCATCGGGATGCTTCGCGTTATAATTCAGGCGGTTCGCTTCCCATTCCTCCGTATGCGACACCCTTCCCGCAATCTCCAATGGCAGCACCGACAACGTCTTGGTAGCCGTAACGAATTCTTTGCCGTCGGATACGACCAGCTTGATCGTCCAAACGCCGACCGTCTCCATGCGAAGGGTCGGGCCTGTTGTCGGGTACGGATAAGTCCAATGGTAATCGAAAACTTGAGCCGGTCCGGCCGGGGGCGCAATCGAGTACGTAATCGCAAGCGGATCCCGATCGGGGTCGTCGACCGCCGTTCGGAATGCAACCGTATCCCCCTCGTAGATCAATGTCGGATTCCAGCTGAAATCCCCGGTCGGCGGCTTGTTCGTGTCTATAAAGAAATATTTCGGCGCGCTCCAATCCGACCAGTCGTAACCGTCATGTACGCGAACTTGGACGTAAAGCAGCGTTTCTTCCGGCAAATCTGCCGTCGGAACCCAACTTGGCACTCCACCTGCTCTCGCTCCGGTGTCCAAAGCGACCACGCCCCCGCTGTTGGAGCGGATAACCTGCAGCTGATATTGCGTTTGCGGATCTCCGTCGGCATCGCCGTACGTCCAATGGAACGTCGGACGCAGGATATCGTAAACCGTTGGGTTATTCGCATTTGTGCTGGCCGGTTCGATTACGTTAGCGGAAGGCTTGCGGTTTACGACCGAGACGTTATTCGTCGCTTCGCCGTACAGCCCGTAGCTGTTAATGATCACCTGACGGATCTGGAAGGTACCCATCGTGTTAAACACCTTCGTCCAATACGTCCGTGAATCGCTCTGCAGCGTCTCCGACCCGCCGGCCAAATTTTTGATCCAGTATTGATGCGCCAAGTTCTCCCGAGGCCCGTCTTGCGGATCGCTCGCCGTTGAGTTAATCAAAAACGGCGTTCCCCGATACCCAACAACGGGATCGACCGTGAACCCAGGATTCGGCGGCAACACCGGAGATCCGGAAGCGACGATCAGATCGGAGTCCCAATCGCTCCACGCGCCGTACTCGTCCTTGACGGACAACTCCACGATGTAGCTGCCGGCGGTCAACCGGTGCGGCTGCGCGTACACATACGTCATCGAATTGGCGTTTCGATATCGGTATTTCCGCTCGATGACGCCGCGCGTCGCCGCGTAGTTGATGCCGGTGTTCTCGGTGGAATACTGGCCGTTGCTCGGATCGTACCGGTCCGGATCGTACGACCGGTCGACATACGAAATCGTATGGTCCGGATTCAAAATCACATCCTGATCCGCAATCGGTGCCCGGTGCACCCGGATTTTACCCGTGACCTCGTTCGATTCCTTACGGTATGCGTCGAACGCATTGTCCGGGTACCGATGCTCCGGATGCGGATCGTCCTTCGTTTTGAACGTGAACGTGTACTCGCCCGGCCATGCGAACGACGCAACTGGATTGGCAAAGCTCTGGCCGTTACCGCTCCAAATGCCGATCGGCTGCAAGAATACGTACGGATTGTGCGAATACCTCCACGATTCGAACGCAGTCAGTCGCGGATCGCCTTCCGGATCGTTATAGATGACGTCATACGTAATCGTCTCTCCAACCAGCACGACGCCCTCGATTGTTCCCGTTTGATTTCGGCCCGCATAGAATCCCGCGCTGATGAACGACACGTCCTCATGGCCGCGGCTGATGACGCCGAATCGGCCGGTCGGCCAGCCGGTTTCCGTAATGTTCGCCTGCCAAAGCTTATTGATGTACACGTCGAATCCGCTGCCGGTCGGGATCATCATGACCTCGTATGTGTTTCCGGAAACGATCGGATAGGCTTTGCTGAATACCGTGTGCGCCGATCCGCCGACCGTTTTCTTTACGCGCAGCTGGCCGTCTTCGAACTCGATGCTGTAATAGTTGTAGTCGTCCTGTACCCGGTACAGATACCCAACGCCTTTGCCCGTCGCGTTGTTCGGCATGAAATTGGCGCGAACCGTATTTCCGACGGGAACCGAGGCCCCGATCGCGATGTCCGGCGTCGGCTCGCCGGCCTCGAACAGCTTCGGTTTCGAAAGCGATCCGGACGTTCTCAGCAAGTAGAGCTGATGTCCGCTCGCGTCGCCTCTCTGCTCGATCAAAAAGCTTTGATCGTCATGCGGATAAATGTACGCCGGCATATACTGTAGTGTCGGCGTCGCGCCGCTGGCCATGACCCCGAACGTATCCGAATTGTAGGATGCATAATGCACCTGGTAGCCCGAACCGTTGTAATACATGCCGAACAACGTCACGACATTATCGGAGCCGATAAACATTTTATCGACGCTGCCCTGGAACAAATTCCCGAACGGGTAAAGCGATTGAAGCAGCTGTCCGTCCGCATTGTAGACATGAACAACCGGGTTTCGACTCGAGTTTTGCGTGCTGATCCAAATCCGATGGGCCGAATCTTTCCCCAAAATTTCCACAATTCCGCTGTTATCGGGAATCGATAATGGCGTTTTGAATGCCATACCGGACAACGTATGCCGCTGAATCGAGTAGGAGCCATAATGATTATGAATGCCGTAGCTCGTGCCCTCCGCATCGAACCCTAAAAACGTGTAGGGGCTATTGCTCTGAGTGCCGCTTGCAGGGTTCCCCAAATCAAAAGCGACCGAGAAGTCCCCCGTATTCCGGCTGAACTGATTATTTGTCCAGTAACCGTTTTTGTTCTCGAACGAGATCGCCCGGCCGAACCGCTGAGACACGCCGAGAATTGAACTGGGCACGCTGCCGTCTGTAATCGGGGCGGAGGCCACCCATTGACCGTAAAAGTTGTACTTGTTATTTTCAACGAAAATGCCATCCGGAAGTCCGGCAGCGGTATGAATCCCCGAATAAGACCCTGCGTCGTACGGTATCCGATGTTTTTCGGCCCCTGTATCCCGGTCCAAGGCAATAAGGTTGTATTTTTGGGGATTACCGGGATCCATGACACCGACATAGACCGTATTGTTATGAATAAGGAGTTGACCGTCCGAACTGCCATAATGAATTCTCCCGCCTACCTCCCCCCGAGCAAAGCTAAGATTGTTTCCTAAATATTTCGACCATACCAGTCCGAACGATTTGTTATAAACGTAGAGTGAGCCCGTATAATCGGATCTTCTGGTTTCAATGTAGGTATACTTCTCGTCCTCCCGAATGGCGATGATGGCCTGGCCGGCCAATTGCGGAGGCGTTACCGTCTGGAAGGATGCGTTATTGTTTTGAAGCCCGGCAAAGGGAGCCTGATTCAAATTTTCTTCCAAACCTAACGAGTTAATCCCGTAGTAGTAGGTTGATCCCTGGAAAAAGTATCCGGCCTTCACTTGATTGTTCCGGTCATACAGCTGGTAAAACGGGAATTGAACGACTTGTCCAATGTTGCTGAGTTTAATGGTCGTCTTCGTCTTTAATATCCCGTTCTCCAGTTTCCAGTTGTTCTTGTTTCCGACCGCTCTCGTGTTCAGATTGACGAAGCGCCCGGTTGCGTAGAGATCCGACATGAGATAGGAAAACGTCTCGGGTGGATCCGTGATGCTGCCGCTCGTTTTCACGTCGATCGTCGGCGCCAGGTTTTTGATGTCGGCCGTCCGCTGCGCCTCCGGCTGCGAGTCCGAGTTTCCGCACTTGCCATAATCCTCGCAAACCGATTCGCGGAACAAATACTTGCCGACCCGCGTCGGCTTGAACGCATAGGAATCCACATTGGCCGTCGAATACGTCTGCCAGGCGTCGTTATCGAAGCCGTCGTTATTCGCATCGTACTTGTACTGGAACACGCGGGAGACGATCTTGTCGCCGTCCGGACTGTAGGCATTGCTTTTGACTGTCAGCGTTCCGAGCCGGGTTTCCTCCGGAGGCACCGAAAGCGTGACGATCGGAGGCTCGTCCGGAATGACCGTAATGTCATGCGTCGTCACGTCGGACCAGCGGCCTTCGTCGTCCTGAACCTTTAGCGTCACCGTTTCCGTGCCGGGAACTGGGTACTTATCTTGCTTGTTGGTCCAAACATAGTCCACAATGTCCCTGCCGATCGGACTGTAGGATCGGCTGCCGTCAATCGGAGAAGGCAGCGGTCGATTCTCTTTCACGACCGTCGGTGCATCGATAATCGCGATTGGCTTCGGATCGATGACATTCAGCGTGGCCGAAGCCGTCGCCCGTTCGCCGTGCGAGTCCTCAACTGTCACGTACACCGTATGGGAGCCGATTCGATTCGCCGTGATGCCGCTAAACGATGAACTGGTTAAATTCATATTGTACTGCGAAGGCAGGCCGGCGAGCCATTCGGTGCTTTTCGTGAAGTCCCATCCGACAACCTCTACCCAATCGTCCGGATAGTCCGGATCGCTGATCGACGTGATTTGGAGACTGACCACATCTCCCACATTTGCGTTTGGTTTGGACCAAGCGGCTTGAACAACCGGAGGGTGATTCACGTCCGGTTCCGGCGTCCCCCCGCCGCCCGAACTTTCATAGAAAAAGGTGACCCAGGATTCGGCCGATCCATCGTACAGATTAACGGTGATCGACCCTTTGATGTTATTGAGCGCGTCCGAATACCCGTTTCGACTTTGGTTCCGACCGAGCAAGGTTCCGTGCGAATTATTTGGGCTTATAGTTTCAGTTGCCGGGAGCGAATCGACGTAAATCGATTTTTCTTCTACCTTGCTGAAGCTGCCCGTTGAGCTTGTCCGAACCATGTGCCGGACATGAATCGTGCCCTCCACGTCATCCGGTGGCGGCGTCGGCGTAGGAGGCGGAGTGCTACCGCCACCTCCATTTGGTTTGTAATAAAGGTGTAGTACGTAAGAATTATAAGTTCCGTCGTACGTGAATGCTGGTGGATTGCCCGATACGGCATTAGACAAAGAGGGCGATTTGTCGTCTTGCATTGTTTTGTCGTAGCCAAAATACGTGTAATTCTCATGAGTGGGTGGCGTCTTGCCGCTATAGGTGTTTCCTCTCACCATGACTTGATCATAGTTTCCGAAAATCGAATCAAGGCTGTTTCCGTTCGTGTCCCAGTATTTCACAATAAACTTTGGCGTTACTTTGATCTTCAGGAGCATGGGGAAATAGACCGTCAACGATTTCTTATTCGCCCCTACTTCGACATACTGCGGAGCAGCAGCGCCAATAACGGATGAATCGGTCAGTTTTAAGGTGAAGCTTACCGATGAAGTGTTCAAGCCTTGTTTGGACGATTCTATGATGCTGGCTCCATAGCTTGAGCTTATGTTTCTGTTATAGATCTCCCATGAATCTACACGGGATTGTTTCCATACAGCTTGCCAGTTAGGTGAAGTCGTATTGTAAAGTGCTCCTGTATAAGCAGAAACCTCGACATCCTCAACCAATTTGTTGTAAGGGAGATCAAAACTGTAATTAAAGGACACACCGCCCGCAGCCCCAGCGGTTGTTCCCGGATTTACCGGCCACCAGGAGCCGTCGTCCCGCGTCTGCGTCGTATAGCTGAACATAGCAACGGCGTAAAAAATATTGCCGGAATTGGTTGTCATGTCCCCGATACTGTAGCCAGATACATAGGACAAGGTGCTTGCCGCGTTTGCTGTCTTTACATTGCGAAAAGGTACTGGCGAAGTGATCCCCGAAAGGATCGCCAGTACCAATAGAAGGGAAAGATAGGCTTTCTTTTTCTTCATTCGGATGCCTAACCTCCGTTAACTTTTATAATAGGGATTTTGAATGAATACGTAGTTTTTGCTGTCATAAAGAAGCTGAATGTACTTCACGTCGCTGATTTGGAGTTCTTTCCAATCCGGGTCTCCGTACAATTCGTCTCCCGAATTCGTTAACGGGTAATATTCAATATAGCTTCCATCCGTATCCTTGGCCGAAAGTTTTTGAATTTTTAATCGGCCTCTAGGAATACCATTATCTGAAAGGAGTTGAATACCAATGTGAGATGTACCGGAGTAATGTATTTTAATGTACTCTTTGCTCTCAATCGAAACGATGGAGAAGCCATAGAAAATCGAATCCCAAGAATCGGGCTTAGAAGGATCTTTCTTAAAGCCATAAGGAATCATGATGGGCAATTGGCTTTCTTTTATATCCCAAACCTCGGTTCGTGGAACCCCGGAAGAAGTAAGAACATTCGGGTGCTTACTGAAAAGATAGGTGTATTCTTCAACAGGCGCGCCCTTAATTACGTCGTCCACAACCGGCACATCTTTCTTCCCGATCCATACGTACTGATCTACGCCATTCCACTCCACTTCCTGCCCAAGCGCCTCCGAGACGAACCGCAGCGGCACGAGCGTCCGGTTGTTCTTCACGACGGCCGCCGAGTCGAACGTTACCGCCTTGCCGTCCACCGTTGCCGTTTTGCTTCCAATGATCAAAACGATCGTCTTCCCATCCTGCTTGATCGTGATCTTGTTATTGGCGTAGTTCACGTTCGCGCCCAGGTTTTCCGAAA
Coding sequences within it:
- the ruvB gene encoding Holliday junction branch migration DNA helicase RuvB, producing the protein MEDRIVTAHLMMEDQAVEFSLRPRYLAEYIGQSQAKENLKIYIEAAKMRKEALDHVLLYGPPGLGKTTLSNIIANELGVSIRTTSGPAIERPGDLAAILTNLQENDVLFIDEIHRLHRTVEEVLYPAMEDFALDFIIGKGPSARSVRLDLPKFTLIGATTRAGLLSAPLRDRFGVVSRLEFYTVDELSYIVSRTSDLLNVGIVGEASSEIARRSRGTPRIANRLLKRVRDYAQVRGDGIITEPIAREALERIQVDPMGLDAIDHKLLQGMIANYRGGPVGLDTIAASIGEESQTIEDVYEPYLMQIGFLQRTPRGRVVTPSAYRHLGLPVPEGQG
- a CDS encoding SpoIID/LytB domain-containing protein; this translates as MTFRLWSPLKRTAALGALLASLSLAPAAIAYGAADVPDTIRVAIFADIGSKYKSLISVASLSSADGMALVFASGQGNAPISAVSPGQTVKVAPDGYRAIVLETADSTAAISVLKKMQASTAGAYVTKLSKQGKTVYQVAEGGFSTAAQAASALSKWTGAGVAGGVESLTTAAVGGPLALEAGPYASEFEAQNAAVQFGNANVEAFVARKLSGGKPVYVVRAGQAADQSQLTKLQQTVAAAGLAARAPDASEPYVVLRQDLTDAAGATAPTYALSAEAMLRADPSGENGIQLAERNKRTYRGSMEVRILNGSLAVVNEVDLDQYLYSVVASEIYAGWPAEAQKAQAVAARSYALSLGMNFQIAHVVDTTVSQAYNGISAETEEAIAAVEATSGEVIVSGGKIVNAVFSSNAGGITADNKTEIWRGDNSFLSTAVQSPDSGPQEGKLDWYKAALSTGEVGYIRSDLLADSGQKNAAELPLLKVTGSDVAFRPGPAETNEPIKRLSAGMLVVPLDKVPEYTNYSWIEGPFTAEELKTSINKRATEATRIQGTLQTLEITGKGPSGRVTEIKANGKTVDVGAPDNWRGALGTKSTLIDIEETGRFAIAGADGEVRQYPEVSGSLQVLGADGAAATIGGGSKDNLFVLSGSGELRAATADPQFVIAGKGFGHGLGMSQWGAKGLADQGYDYQAILKYYYNNATIEKDGGE
- the queA gene encoding tRNA preQ1(34) S-adenosylmethionine ribosyltransferase-isomerase QueA translates to MNVGDFDFDLPERLIAQTPLKERTSSRLLVLHREDGTVEHKSFPDLKQYLRPGDTLVLNDTKVLPARLLGFKADTGAKAEVLLLKRLEGDVWETLVKPGKKIRQGTELRFGAEAPGGKPLLAAFVEAEGDMGARRLRFQYEGIFNELLERLGQMPLPPYIKERLEDRDRYQTVYARHEGSAAAPTAGLHFTESFLDELREMGVNLCPITLHVGLGTFRPVSVENVREHEMHAEWYNVSEQSAELINRTRRDGGRIVAVGTTSARTLETIGQRFQDKPVEACSGWTDIFIYPGYEFRLVSALLTNFHLPRSTLVMLVSALAGREFILNAYKEAVDREYRFFSFGDAMFIT
- the ruvC gene encoding crossover junction endodeoxyribonuclease RuvC, which encodes MRVLGIDPGIAIMGFGFVDKIGHRLVPVQYGSIQTEANTLPEQRLVQIYEASCALLDKYEPQTIAVEKLFFSKNVTNAFSVGQARGVFLLAAAQRGIPVGEYTPMQVKQSVVGYGGAEKKQVQEMVKRLLKLSAVPKPDDVADALAVAICHAHSLNLNERMNGVKR
- a CDS encoding copper amine oxidase N-terminal domain-containing protein; translated protein: MKRKSVFTLSLLLTFFLTVPAAGAASSVSYGIPNINVLLDGKRLAFPDVWPQADANQRVLVPIRVVSENLGANVNYANNKITIKQDGKTIVLIIGSKTATVDGKAVTFDSAAVVKNNRTLVPLRFVSEALGQEVEWNGVDQYVWIGKKDVPVVDDVIKGAPVEEYTYLFSKHPNVLTSSGVPRTEVWDIKESQLPIMIPYGFKKDPSKPDSWDSIFYGFSIVSIESKEYIKIHYSGTSHIGIQLLSDNGIPRGRLKIQKLSAKDTDGSYIEYYPLTNSGDELYGDPDWKELQISDVKYIQLLYDSKNYVFIQNPYYKS
- the ruvA gene encoding Holliday junction branch migration protein RuvA, encoding MIDFLRGRIVHVEPEYVVLDVRDVGYRVFTPNPYALGRNEESTMLFIHHHVREDAIQLFGFATREEQAMFRKLLDVSGIGPRVALGILSGGSPGALAAAIQQENLSFLTKLPGIGKKTAQRMILDLKDKLGAVQDGLAFAAAAGVPAPFRTDEAGNDSAWAVAREALAGLGYRDAELDRAWHVLKDRIKGDESPEALMKQALQQLFQG